The Panicum virgatum strain AP13 chromosome 5K, P.virgatum_v5, whole genome shotgun sequence genome has a window encoding:
- the LOC120709213 gene encoding cytokinin dehydrogenase 4-like: MRPSLEHCFKLLLLLALGGVTMHVPDADVLSSLGALRLDGHFSFHDASAMARDFGNRCSLLPAAVLHPGSVSDIAATLRHVFSLGERSPLTVAARGHGHSLMGQSQAAGGIVVRMESLRGSDRLQVVHGSGMSPFVDAPGGELWINVLHETLKHGLAPKSWTDYLHLTVGGTLSNAGVSGQAFRHGPQVSNVNQLEIVTGRGDVVTCSPEENSDLFYAALGGLGQFGIITRARIALEPAPKMVRWIRVLYSDFASFTEDQEMLIMAENTFDYIEGFVIINRTGILNNWRTSFKPQDPVQASRFQSDGRVLYCLELTKNFNSDEADIMEQEVTALLSRLRYIRSTLFHTDVTYLEFLDRVHTSEVKLKAQGLWEVPHPWLNLLIPRSSIQRFAKEVFGKILKDSNNGPILLYPVNKSKWDNRTSVVIPDEEIFYLVGFLSSAPSLSGHGSVAHAMNLNNQIVEFCEEADIGMKQYLAPYTTQQQWKAHFGVSWETFERRKHTYDPLAILAPGQRIFPKASLPLSL; encoded by the exons atgAGGCCATCCCTGGAGCACTGCttcaagctgctgctgctgctggcgcttGGCGGGGTGACCATGCACGTGCCCGACGCCGACGTCCTCTCCTCCCTCGGGGCGCTGCGCCTCGACGGCCATTTCAGCTTCCACGACGCCTCCGCCATGGCGCGGGACTTCGGCAACCGCTGCAGCTTGCTGCCGGCCGCCGTGCTCCACCCCGGCTCCGTGTCTGACATCGCCGCGACCTTGAGGCACGTCTTCTCCCTGGGCGAGCGCTCGCCGCTCACCGTCGCCGCGCGCGGCCACGGGCACTCGCTCATGGGCCAGTCCCAGGCCGCCGGGGGGATCGTCGTCAGGATGGAGTCGCTCCGGGGCAGTGACAGGCTTCAGGTAGTCCATGGCAGTGGCATGTCTCCGTTTGTGGACGCCCCAGGAGGGGAGCTCTGGATCAACGTGCTCCACGAGACCCTCAAGCACGGCCTGGCGCCCAAGTCATGGACCGACTATCTCCATCTCACGGTCGGTGGCACCTTGTCTAATGCGGGGGTCAGCGGGCAGGCGTTCCGCCACGGACCGCAGGTCAGCAATGTCAATCAACTGGAGATTGTGACAG GGAGAGGAGACGTTGTTACCTGCTCGCCAGAGGAGAACTCTGATCTCTTCTACGCTGCTCTCGGCGGGCTCGGTCAGTTCGGGATCATCACCAGAGCAAGGATTGCTCTTGAGCCTGCTCCAAAGATG GTGAGGTGGATCAGAGTTCTTTACTCGGACTTTGCAAGCTTCACCGAGGACCAGGAGATGCTGATCATGGCAGAGAACACCTTTGACTACATTGAAGGTTTTGTCATCATAAACAGGACAGGCATCCTCAACAACTGGAGGACGTCCTTCAAGCCACAGGACCCAGTCCAAGCAAGCCGTTTTCAGTCAGATGGAAGGGTTCTATACTGCCTCGAGCTAACTAAGAACTTCAACAGTGACGAAGCAGATATCATGGAACAG GAAGTTACTGCACTGCTATCTCGACTTAGATACATCCGGTCTACTCTATTCCACACCGATGTCACGTACCTAGAGTTCTTGGACAGGGTGCACACCTCCGAGGTGAAGCTGAAGGCACAAGGCCTCTGGGAAGTTCCACACCCTTGGCTGAATCTTCTGATCCCAAGGAGCTCAATCCAAAGATTTGCTAAGGAAGTCTTCGGCAAGATCCTGAAAGACAGCAACAATGGTCCCATTCTGCTTTACCCAGTGAACAAATCAAA GTGGGACAACAGAACGTCAGTAGTCATACCAGATGAGGAAATTTTCTACCTGGTGGGGTTCCTTTCTTCAGCACCGTCTCTCTCAGGTCACGGCAGCGTTGCACATGCAATGAACCTGAACAACCAAATAGTTGAGTTCTGTGAAGAGGCCGATATTGGGATGAAACAGTATCTGGCACCCTACACCACACAGCAGCAGTGGAAAGCCCACTTTGGAGTGAGTTGGGAAACATTTGAACGGAGGAAACACACGTATGATCCCCTAGCCATCCTAGCACCAGGACAGAGAATATTCCCAAAGGCGTCATTGCCGTTGTCCTTGTGA
- the LOC120709214 gene encoding hexokinase-3-like translates to MGRVGLGVAAGCAAATCAIAAVLVARRASARARWRRAVALLREFEEGCATPPARLRQVVDAMVVEMHAGLASDGGSKLKMLLTFVDALPNGNEDGIYYAIDLGGTNFRALKVEVGAGSVVTSRKVELPIPEELTKGTIEELFNFVALALKDFVEREDEKDEQKALGFTFSFPVRQTSVSSGSLIRWTKGFSIANAVGKDVAQCLNEALAGSGLNVRVTALVNDTVGTLALGHYHDEDTVAAVIIGAGTNACYIERTDAIIKCQGLLTNSGGMVVNMEWGNFWSSHLPRTPYDISLDDETQNRNDQGFEKMISGIYLGEIARLVLHRMALESDVFGDAADNLSIPFTLSTPLLAAIREDDSPDLSEVKRILQEHLKIPDTPLKTRRLVVKVCDIITRRAARLAAAGIVGILKKLGRDRSGVASSGRMRGQPRRTVVAIEGGLYQGYPVFREYLDKALVEIMGEEVARTVELTVMEDGSGVGAALLAAVHSSNRQQGSI, encoded by the exons ATGGGGAGGGTCGGgctcggggtggcggcgggctgCGCGGCGGCCACGTGCGCGATCGCCGCGGTGCTCGTGGCCCGCAGGGCGTCAGCGCGGGCGCGCTggcgccgcgccgtcgcgcTGCTCAGGGAGTTCGAGGAGGgctgcgccacgccgccggcgcgcctgcGACAGGTCGTCGACGCCATGGTCGTCGAGATGCACGCAGGCCTCGCCTCCGACGGCGGCAGCAAGCTCAAGATGCTGCTCACCTTCGTCGACGCGCTCCCCAACGG AAATGAAGATGGCATATATTATGCCATTGATCTTGGAGGAACAAACTTTAGAGCGTTGAAAGTAGAAGTTGGTGCGGGGTCTGTGGTCACCAGTCGGAAGGTTGAACTTCCCATCCCTGAGGAATTGACCAAGGGTACAATTGAG GAGCTATTCAACTTCGTTGCCTTAGCACTGAAGGATTTTGTAGAAAGAGAAGATGAAAAAGATGAACAAAAGGCGCTTGGTTTCACATTTTCTTTCCCAGTTAGGCAAACTTCAGTCTCTTCAGGGTCATTAATTAGGTGGACTAAAGGCTTTTCGATTGCAAATGCG GTTGGGAAAGATGTGGCTCAATGCTTAAATGAAGCTCTTGCTGGGAGTGGACTAAACGTGCGAGTCACTGCTCTG GTGAATGACACTGTGGGGACATTAGCTTTAGGGCATTATCATGATGAGGATACAGTGGCTGCTGTGATCATCGGGGCTGGCACCAATGCTTGCTATATTGAGCGCACTGATGCAATTATCAAATGCCAGGGTCTCCTTACAAACTCCGGGGGCATG GTAGTAAACATGGAATGGGGAAATTTCTGGTCATCTCATTTGCCAAGAACTCCTTATGACATCTCCCTAGATGATGAGACACAAAATCGCAATGATCAG GGCTTTGAGAAAATGATCTCTGGGATATATCTTGGGGAAATTGCAAGGCTTGTGCTTCATCGAATGGCTCTAGAATCCGATGTTTTTGGTGATGCTGCTGATAATCTATCTATCCCCTTCACATTGAG CACACCGCTTCTGGCGGCAATTCGCGAGGACGATTCACCAGATCTGAGCGAAGTCAAAAGGATACTGCAAGAACATCTGAAG ATACCTGACACTCCTCTGAAAACCCGAAGGCTTGTCGTCAAAGTCTGTGACATAATCACCAGGAGAGCTGCCCGCCTAGCTGCCGCTGGGATCGTCGGGATACTGAAAAAGCTGGGCCGGGACAGGAGCGGCGTGGCTTCAAGTGGGAGAATGCGGGGGCAGCCTCGGCGGACGGTGGTGGCGATCGAGGGTGGCCTGTACCAGGGCTACCCGGTGTTCAGGGAGTACCTAGACAAGGCCTTGGTGGAGATCAtgggggaggaggtggcgcggacGGTGGAGCTTACGGTGATGGAGGATGGGTCGGGGGTGGGAGCCGCCCTCCTTGCCGCAGTACATTCATCGAATAGACAGCAAGGTTCCATATAG